In Symphalangus syndactylus isolate Jambi chromosome 6, NHGRI_mSymSyn1-v2.1_pri, whole genome shotgun sequence, a genomic segment contains:
- the TAS2R16 gene encoding taste receptor type 2 member 16, translated as MISIQLTVFFMIIYVLESLTIIVQSSLIVAVLGREWLQVRRLMPVDMIFISLGISRFCLQWASMLNNFCSYFNLNYVLCNLPIAWEFFNILTFWLNSLLTVFYCIKVSSFTNHIFLWLRWRILRLFPWILLGSLMITCVTIIPSAIGNYVQIQLLTMEHLPRNSTVTDRLQKFHQYQFQAHTVALVIPFVLFLASTILLMASLTKQIQHHSTGHCNPSMKVHFTALRSLAILFIVFTSYFLIILITIIGTLFDKRCWLWVWEAFVYAFILMHSTSLMLSSPTLKRILKGKC; from the coding sequence ATGATATCCATCCAactcactgtcttcttcatgatCATCTATGTGCTTGAGTCCTTGACAATTATTGTGCAGAGCAGCTTAATTGTTGCAGTGCTGGGCAGAGAATGGCTGCAAGTCAGAAGGCTGATGCCTGTGGACATGATTTTCATCAGCCTGGGCATCTCTCGCTTCTGTCTACAGTGGGCATCAATGCTGAACAATTTTTGCTcctattttaatttgaattatgtACTTTGCAACTTACCAATCGCCTGGGAGTTTTTTAATATCCTTACATTCTGGTTAAACAGCTTGCTTACCGTCTTCTACTGCATCAAGGTCTCTTCTTTCACCAATCACATCTTTCTCTGGCTGAGGTGGAGAATTTTGAGGTTGTTTCCCTGGATATTACTGGGTTCTCTGATGATTACTTGTGTGACAATCATCCCTTCAGCTATTGGGAATTACGTTCAAATTCAGTTACTCACCATGGAGCATCTACCCAGAAACAGCACTGTAACTGACAGACTTCAAAAGTTTCATCAGTATCAGTTCCAGGCTCATACAGTTGCATTGGTTATTCCTTTCGTCCTGTTCCTGGCCTCCACCATCTTGCTCATGGCATCACTGACCAAGCAGATACAACATCATAGCACTGGTCACTGCAATCCAAGTATGAAAGTGCACTTCACTGCCCTGAGGTCCCTTGCCATCTTATTTATCGTGTTTACCTCTTACTTTCTAATCATACTCATCACCATTATAGGTACTCTATTTGATAAGAGATGTTGGTTATGGGTCTGGGAAGCTTTTGTCTATGCTTTCATCTTAATGCATTCCACTTCACTGATGCTGAGCAGCCCTACATTGAAAAGGATTCTAAAGGGAAAGTGCTAG